A DNA window from Zingiber officinale cultivar Zhangliang chromosome 3A, Zo_v1.1, whole genome shotgun sequence contains the following coding sequences:
- the LOC122052563 gene encoding serine/threonine-protein kinase RHS3-like: MSMSGEASSRSKNVVPTFRSNDDAIRSRSPGPGDGLSRFACQGPPASNTKKAFENLPKHKKKTNIISKDDTSLAMDLWPSSGVHPSWMSNSKVVRAEATSTSASTSSSTRSPSCIRSKEMKSNDSDCNSQGRYSSTRDDVLDINSTASTRRHTGEDFRWEAIQKVNSKGSPISLSHFKLVKRIGHGDIGSVYLSELKGTNTFFAIKVMDKSSLVSRNKLLRAQTEREILSLLDHPFLPSLYSHFETEKLYCLVMEYCSGGNLHSLRQKQTNKNFTEKNARFYATEVLLAIEYLHMLGVVYRDLKPENVLVRDDGHIMLSDFDLSLRCSFNPTLIHTSSSDVDDSSSPQEMQWSDNLIRGCIHPTLFLPRILPKKIHKSKLSFGLRHKSFVELMAEPVDARSMSFVGTHEYLAPEIIRGEGHGSAVDWWTFGVFLFELLYGTTPFKGSGNRATLFNIIGQPLMFPDAPAVSFAARDLIHGLLVKEPHRRVGYRRGAAEIKQHTFFEGVNWALVRTATPPHIPEPVDMSRFAGKEAIDPVKKAALNCVTGGDPGSKCKPSDSSYLNFDFF, from the exons ATGAGTGGTGAAGCATCATCCAGGAGTAAAAATGTTGTCCCAACATTCAGGAGTAATGATGATGCAATTAGAAGCCGAAGTCCTGGCCCTGGAGATGGTCTTTCCCGTTTTGCATGTCAAGGTCCTCCTGCTTCAAATACAAAGAAAGCATTTGAGAACTTGCCGAAACACAAGAAAAAAACAAATATCATTTCCAAAGATGACACCAGTTTGGCAATGGACTTATGGCCGAGCTCAGGTGTTCATCCTAGCTGGATGTCCAATTCAAAAGTAGTAAGAGCAGAGGCAACGTCTACCTCAGCATCTACATCATCCTCGACAAGATCACCATCATGCATAAGGTCAAAGGAGATGAAGTCCAACGATTCCGATTGTAACAGTCAAGGTAGATACAGTAGCACAAGGGACGATGTTTTAGATATCAACTCTACTGCATCCACTAGGCGGCATACAGGAGAAGATTTTCGCTGGGAGGCTATTCAGAAAGTTAATTCCAAAGGTTCCCCAATTAGTCTAAGCCACTTCAAGCTTGTTAAAAGGATTGGTCATGGAGATATTGGCTCTGTTTATCTTTCTGAACTGAAGGGAACTAATACCTTTTTTGCTATCAAAGTGATGGACAAATCTTCCCTTGTTAGTCGAAATAAGCTACTACGGGCACAAACTGAGAGAGAAATTCTTAGCCTTCTTGACCATCCCTTCCTGCCTTCCCTCTACTCTCATTTTGAGACAGAAAAATTATATTGCTTAGTCATGGAATACTGCAGTGGTGGTAACCTTCACTCTCTTCGTCAGAAGCAGACCAATAAAAACTTCACAGAGAAGAATGCTCG CTTTTATGCTACAGAAGTGTTGCTTGCAATTGAATATTTGCACATGCTTGGGGTAGTATATAGGGACTTGAAGCCAGAGAATGTCCTTGTTAGAGATGATGGTCACATAATGCTGTCCGATTTCGACTTGTCACTACGGTGCTCCTTCAACCCAACACTTATCCATACCTCATCCTCTGATGTAGATGACAGTTCTAGCCCACAAGAAATGCAATGGAGTGACAATCTTATCCGTGGTTGCATCCATCCAACTTTGTTTCTCCCACGCATACTACCTAAGAAGATTCACAAATCCAAATTAAGCTTTGGTTTGAGACACAAATCTTTTGTTGAATTGATGGCTGAGCCAGTAGATGCAAGATCTATGTCATTCGTTGGGACACATGAGTATCTGGCTCCCGAAATTATTCGTGGGGAAGGCCATGGGAGTGCAGTTGATTGGTGGACCTTTGGTGTGTTTCTGTTTGAGCTTCTGTATGGCACAACACCTTTCAAGGGTTCAGGAAATCGAGCTACACTTTTTAACATAATAGGGCAGCCATTGATGTTTCCAGACGCACCAGCTGTGAGCTTTGCTGCAAGAGACCTTATCCATGGCCTACTTGTGAAGGAACCACACAGAAGAGTTGGATACAGAAGGGGAGCTGCTGAGATCAAACAACACACATTCTTTGAGGGTGTTAATTGGGCACTCGTGAGAACTGCCACACCACCTCACATACCTGAACCAGTCGACATGAGTCGATTTGCTGGCAAGGAAGCCATTGATCCAGTGAAGAAAGCAGCACTCAATTGTGTCACTGGTGGCGATCCAGGCAGCAAGTGTAAACCAAGTGATTCTTCTTATCTCAACTTCGATTTTTTCTAG